The genomic DNA TGGATCAAGACTGAAATGAGTCTGGGGAGGTTCTTGTGCCAGCCCTGTGATTCAGTGTATCAGTGTTCAAGTCATTTTGTGCACTGCAGCTCAAGCAAGGAATTTcctgacaaaacagaaaatgctgagtCTTCAGTTCCAACATTTGCAGAGGTgtcattgaatttctccatgcagaaaaaatggcacccattggaATTCATCAACTCTTACTGGATGTTTGTAGggaccaaagagtggatgtgagctcagtgaggggtgggtggtgcatttcagcagtggtgacagtgggtcacctctactGGTACAGATTGCTACAGATgtggagacattactttcagaataacctccatatttttttttaatatgtttttattcatttcttttacgTCTGTTATTACTGCGCCTCTAATTGTAATTCTGGGGCAGTCTAGCCATGATGTGCATGTGATGGATCTGACAGAATCCAAGTTCCTATGTGCTGTGGGAGATTTAGAAGTGTCACTGTGTGTGGGAATtcagtttttgttgtgtttgttgatttgggttgttggttttttttccgGTAACATGATgttattaagaaataaattccACTTGGAGTTTATTCCTACCATTTATAtttagtagttttttttttgtttttttttttttttggtaaatccACTTGTGTTCTGAAAGAGATTGAGTCCTTTAAAGCATAACAATTCTCAGAACTGAGCTTTTTGCGTGATTGAAAAAAGGAACTATCACTATACTTCAGTGAAAGCAAGCAAGAGACTTGCAGTGCAAATGTTCTTTCTAATAGAACTCTCTGCAAGTGCTTTCTATTTAGGTACAACAGTACTTTTTGTCCTTATGGacaaagcataagaaaaaaaatgtctttggcAATGAAGATGTTTCTCTGCCTGATAGTAAGAGGCTTTGGTCAAAAAGATCACCCAGAAGCCTGAACATCTGTAATGCCTTCATGTAGTGCTGACACGCTCCTTAAATATTAATGGGCACCCCTGTCCTACATGTAGGTGGAAGATGGAGGTAACCTCTCCATTTCACACTTGTGCACAGCAGGTTATAGAAACAGCCCAAGATCACTCTTGGAAATTCTTGGTAAATCTGTGAGATTTGGGCAAAGTTCAGTCTTCAAAGTTGTACTTCAGTAGCTGGCTTTTTCCTCTGTCAAATTACCGGGTTTGGGATGCTTGATTATGACTTCTTTAAATGTGAAAGTCATAGACGTAGGGAAtgaacaagaataaaaatgactGGCTCTCATCTTTCACATCTAGACATTTTCAGATGCTTTGTGAAATGGATCTTtaataatgcatattttgtattATATAACTATTCAAAAATCCAACTGCTCAACTCCAAAACACTGCTGTATGTAGTAAGATGCtttaattatttgaaaagttgtgaaTGCACATCAAATTATCCAATTATACAAATTTCAAGTGATcatgtatatgtatttaaagCAATCATGCCAAGTGCTTTCTCAGATTTAagtaggagaaagaaaagattaatttaTAAAGATTTGAACGGTCTGctcaacaatttttttaatttactttgttGATGTAGTTTTAATTCGAAGATTATGGAAAACTTAGTATGCTCTATTATACTTGAGTTGTTGATAACCCCTAAAAGTGTAATTACTGTACATTTCTGTTTAAGCATCCTAAATTAACTGAAATAGCATTAAAATCCTCCATGATACTTTATTacataattattaaaataatatgcTAAGAAcggtttatttttttaatgataattaGGCTGGTGATCAGAGAATTAGTCAGATGCCCACCTCTCTGGATATAGTCTATGTTCATCTGTGCAGACGTATGTATTTCCACTGAGGGTTTCCCACTATTTCTTTATAGAGTTACCAGAAAAAGTATAAGggattatttttatgaagatggacttttttttatgttttcgGTCAGGAATTAGAGATCCCTGACAGCCTCCTGCTCTACTGCTCTCTGGTTTTCTTTGCAATAAAGTCAGGAATGTGGAATTCGAAAAAGAGCACTGTCAGGCATCTGTGATTTCGTTATCacacatagaatcattgaatcataggatggcttgggttggaagggacctccaggatcatcaagctccaaaaccccttcctcaggcagggctgccaacctccatatctaacaCTAGAACAGGCTATTTCAAGGCACTCTTTTCCTTAGATCACAACCATTGGTGCAGCAGATTTTTGGGGCTTCCTTCTTGGCCCACTGAGAAAGGCGACTTGACCTCACCTCTTCTGAAAACGAGACTTGGATTTGTAAGAGGGAAAGATGGCTTGCTATATATATGAGTAAATTATGTAATTTCAGCAGTCCTGATTGCTGTCTTCACTGTGACTTCAATCAGCAGAAATTCCCCAGTGCTGAAAGGATTCCGAGACGGCGCCCAGGCGGAAGTTGCGATTTTCCACTGAAGTTTCATTGCAAAATGAATGGTAGCTGCGGGACTGCTGAACAAAACCACATCCTCCTTGTAGCTCAGCCTCGCCTCTCATGTTCATCTCTGCTAACCGCTAgtgctgaggaagaaagaaatgaaaaagaaatgcagaaagccagaagaaaaagtAGGTGATAGAATAGGCTATGGGTATCGGAGAATAGCAAAAGGATCGAGTTCATATAAAATGAAAGTTActaggggttttttttgcttgtttaatcTTATTGTTACCTCTTgtatttagaattatttttgatTGTGAATATTCCTCCTGCTCCATATGGgttagaatatatttttcttcaggaataTATTACAGCTCATTCTGCAGCTAAAAATACGCTATAAATCTTTGAGGAGCAATGAAGAAGATCAGAGTGTGCAACTGGAGACACCCAAAAATCCTGTCATTTCTTGTGACACAATGACAAATTCTAATTAATATGGTTACTCCACTAAAACTGTTCAGTGCTTTTTAGGCTGGGTACTAGGagaaacttctccaaaagagcagtgaggcatcgaaacaggctgcccagggagctgatggagtcactgtccctggaggtgttcaagaatcattgagatgtggcactgagggacgtggtcagtgggcattgttggtggtaggtggatggttggactggatgatcttagaggtcttttccaactgcaatgattctatgattctatggttctgtatttaattaggaaaaaaaaagagtcattATTAACATTACTTCGTCATGAGTGTAAGCATACATTACAACTAGTGCATTTAGAGAAGAAAACTAAATTAATCATTACTAGAAAATGTATGAAGAGAAGATTGCtctggtttttttcccccaaatagTCAGTTAACAAGTGAGATGTTTTAGTGAAAAAAACTAAGTGAGataaatacaaaggaaaatgaagagagttGTGTTAAAGAGCATGTATTATGAAACATCCCTTTGCTTTGAATGCTAGGAACATTTgttagaaaacagctttttattaAGTGATGTCCTTAATTCATTGTCATTCACAGTATGGCATCTACCAtgtttcttcttctattttaagTGGTGTAGAACATGTTTAAAAGaggtttttaatatttttttttctttacaaataagTAGATGAAAAGGAATAAGTGTATTCAAGTCCCATGAAAGGAATTTATTGAGTCCATACTTCTAACAAAAAACTGATGGTAGACCACAGAACATTTCACttataaaatgcaaaatcactgcaacaaatgaagaaactactggaaaaaaatattaattgcaaAATTTCTACTAAAAAAACTCAACTGTCTTAGTGTATTCCATTCTGTTTCTAGAATACTTCTCCACCAACTTTAGCAGAAGCAACCAcacatacattaaaaacaagCCAGTTAAGAGTTCTGTTTTGTACAATcactttaataaaatattaccTACCCTGAGTTGTAACAGGAGGCACCTACAAATTCATAACTACTCAAGCCTCTAGCTTTTACCTTCTCACAAAAATGGGAGCCACCTTTTGTCATTTCTGTTGTCTTGCTTCTTTGCTAGTTCCTTATACTCTTTTGACCTTAGAAACCTGGGAAAAGAGTCTTTTGCCATGAGACTATAGATTAACCTCTGGGCATCATCAAAACAACTGAGGGTGGGTTCTGAGATGTTCTGAGAGATGTGATTTCTTGTATGAAAGTCAATATTAATCtgtaggaaggaaggaggaacaAAATCAATGTCAGTTTGATTGGAATGCTGAGGTCTGTTTGTGTACAGGACACAATCAGCTTCTGAATTTCCTCCCACATACCCAAGCTGATGCCAATTGGCAGGGAGGTCATCCCTTCTTTTTCTAGCATACCatttttttaataccatttATTTGGTTCTTAGACAATTGGCAtcgctgggggggggggggggggggggaaagaagtGCAAAACTTGATTTtgattatttcatctttttgcCAGACCAAATCCTATGAAGTACAGATCACCACAGGGCAAATTAGGGATTAGAGCAAATCAGGCTCTGTTTCACACAAAGTTCTCCACCTGGTAAGTTGCTGACATAACAGGGAAGGGCAGCCAAGTTGAAATGAGTTTTCTGTCATTGTAGGAGTTTTGGATTTGAACTTTCCACTTGATTCCCATCCTCAGTCAGTACCCAAAGTACATGCAAAAAAATCTTTACCTCCTTTGGAGCATCAGCTTCAATGAAGTCAGCATAAATCTTTTGGGCTTTGGCTGCGATCTTGGTGGAAGACTTGGTTTTTTTGAAGTCCTCACAAGCCAGCCAGAACTCTACATTCTCCTCGCTGAATTCTGACTTCAAAAACTTCCTAAAAGCTGCCAGGCCATCTGGAGAAAAATGCATGAGACTGAGGGGtagaaggaaactgaaaaatcaatatAGATTCTGTAATGTGTGCATTTATTTGCAGGATATATATTGTCACTTATgtttctgaaattgttttgcCAACCAGCCAGCAGCTAGCCCCAGGAGGctgttttggggaaaataaGTAGGGCATGAAACAACAGCAGTGGTAAGGTGATGAAGGGAGTTCTGCCAGTTATTCACAGGGGAAGGCTCCCAAAACCTGCTTCGTATGAGCTGGTCTCTCCAATGCTCAttattcaaaaagaaatcaggGTCATGGTGGTCTATAAGAGGATTTGGAGCAACTAGACAATCAGGGATGTGAGGCTGACCCCACTCTAAGCAGCGTGCTGAACATTGATTTGTGCTGTGGCAGTGTGCTGCTCTCAGAGTTGAGAGCCTGGCTAGATAGCTTCTATGCTGCTTTTCAGGTAATGAGTTTCGATTTGAGCAAGGCTTACATGCCACCAGCAGTACTGTGGCTCAGAGTACATGGTGAGGTGGGCAGACAGCAGTGTGCAAACCTGATGGCAATGTCTGTGAGTTGATTTGAcatggttttgttatttttaacactTTTCATCTACTCTTACCTTTATTAGCAAGTAGTGTATCCACAGAGTCAGACCAAGCCagtgtttcttctgtgtttgaCCTATGGAAACAACATCTATCCTTGAAAATAGCATCATGATCTTTTGCCTGTGCAGGCCATGGTAGCTACTCTTATCATTTGGATATCCCATAGAAGGAGCACTTTTTGGGGTGGGGGCATAGAGGACCCAGTCTCATAAAACAGAATGCTATTTGACACTGGAAAATTCATCCATGAAACAACATTAATAAAGTTTGCAATTGATTGAACTACAGTAAAAGCATAGGAGGGATATTAACGTTCTAGAGTACTGAATTCCTTCTCAAGTTCAAATGGATTAACCATCAATATGGCACTTACTGCTTGGAATGAGTAGAATTATCTACACAGTTATCATGCTAACACTGGTAACGTTATGGgcttttttctgcagtttctcagcAGTATAAAAGTTTGAATACACGTAAATAAGAGTCAAAGTAAAAACTTTCAGTTCTATTAAACTTGGCTTTGATTGAAATTAACACTTTATGAGCTTTTAATTTAAACctccagcagagaaaaaaaaaaacttccttgaCCAGTATTATTGTTACTGCTTACAGTTTTTGTTTGGAAGAGAAGAGtttcataaaaatgaagcactgtGCAGAGATGTGCCTCTTAGCACACAACTTCTGATGGAATCACCATGTGCCTACCTGCTTTCCTATGCtattttcctatttaattttttcaataTTAGGCATCTCCAAATGAATGTTAGTCTCGTAACTACTATTTAGCAATAAGGAAGAATAAATCTGACTGGTGACATTGGTCATATTCTGTTTGGTAAGGAGTATATTTCTTCACTAAACCTCAGTTCAATAGTATGCAACTgaaaatttttttgaaataattttttgttgaggaaaaactaaaaaaatacacaaaatctgAAAGATATCCTCTAGCAAATCTTGCAGGCAAGTCATTTGAGAGTCAATCAGTTTTTCATGTTACCTctaggccctggaacgtgttcaaaggagggcaacaaagctggtgaggggtctggaacacaggtcatatgaggagaggctgaaggagctgggaatgttcagcctggagaagaggaggctcaggggagacctcattgctctctataacttcctgaagggaggttgtagtgagctgggggtcggcctcttctctcgtgtcattagtgataggaccagagggaatggtttcaagctacgccaggggagattcaggctggacatgaggaagtattacttttcagaaaggtggtcaggcactggaatggactgcccagggaggtggtggagtcatcaagcctggggtgttcaaggaaaggctggatgttgtgctgagggacatggtttagtaggagctattgggaataggtgaacggttggactggatgatcttgaaggtcttttccaaccttggtgattctatgattctatgattctaaggacATGTAGTGAAAGATAAAGGATTTACTTAAGCCAGTATTCTGTAATCTACTCCAAATAGACTGAGTAGGTTTTTTCAAACATCCTTTGAATTCTAGTGAAATTAAtgcacatttaaaatacaatttttaaaaaagttcaGTGGGAATGAAGAATAGGTTTTGCTGACATTTTGCACTGAACAAAGaactcaaaataaaacaaatagttCAAAGGGCAAGGCCAGAGCAGACTAAGTGAGTAAGTCATTGATTACTCCCTCCCCTCCAAATTTTAGATACAGATTTTCTATACAGTGAAAAGAGGATATGAACAATAGAATGCCTGGAAAGGTATCCAACAGATCCCTGCCTCATGTTGCTTGTATTGAAACTGTTATATTTTATACAAAGACCTTGAGAGGAAACCAAGTTTCCCACCCTGTGATTATTTATCTTACACAGTTTACGATGGCATGGGGATTTGAAACTGAATTTACATTCCAGGTGAATGTAATCATCACTTGACTTTCTGGCAGCTCTGGAAATATTTGTATGCCTCTTCCCTCTCATTTGGTAGTAAGGAGGAACTGAACAGTTTggaagtgttttgtttcagtgcagTCAAAACAAATCATGGAATTTCTTACAGACGCGTAAATCATATTTTCTGACTAGCCTCTGTTCCTCAAGAAACCTTACAAATTAATTGTTGTGGAGCCTGAGCATTCTGTGTGTAAGGGCAGGCAGGAAGAACCAGAGGTAATGGAGGGCGAAGTTGGGCTGGCAGAGCATCACAAGCCATTGGCAGTGTCTGTGGTCATGATGGGTGAGAAGCTGGGATATGTGAACACCAGTGTGGAAAAGGATCCCATGTACCACTAGTGCTATTTTCTATGTATATTTGTCGAGAGCTTATGTGATTATAtgtaagaaaaatgcttttttacactaagggcagtgaggcatggcacaggctgcccagagaggtgtgggtgccccatccctgcagatagccaaggtcaggctgaatgggctctgagcactgatggagctgtgggtgtcctgctcagtgcagggagtgAGACCAGATGGACTTTAAGGGTCCCCTTCAACTCcaactattctgtgattgtatgattctattaCGGTGCTACCATGTACTGTAACTGCAgttatatttataattattacAGTTGGTTTCTGCAttgacatttttaaaagcaagtgcTTTTGGAGCTGTTGGTTTACTTCTATCCAACTGCacaaaatgatatttaaataagtagaagaaaatgatgtatgtatttataaatatgtatgcaTGCATACAGGAGGGAAACTGGAGAGCAATACATTCAGTCTggattgaaaaacagaaatgaaagctaaaCGTAGCATCATGCAGTGCTCTGTGAGATGTTGTGTGCTAATGCAGTTAATCAGCAGAGAATTTCTTTCAGTGATAGTAATAAACTCTAATTAAATATAACAAATTTTGGGTGcttcagcagaacaaaaagcaaagataaGACAGTATAAACataattctgcttcttttcctcatcAGTAATACTATTTGATTTAACATTTATTAGTCAGAGAATGATTTCACTGATTTCATTGGATTTGGATGGGAATGGCAAGCAGAAGTGACAACAAGGAACCAAAATCATCATTGTAGAGTGTaagggggaaggaaaacaaaaagtgtCCAGATCATTTAAAAGTTGACCATCTCATAAAGAGCCTAAGATTAAAATAGCCATAAAAAACAACTCACTTCACTGGCATTTTTTGTTCCACTGTCTGACTGTCACGAGTAGGgcagaatttcttttcctgactgATCTTCAAGCTGAAGGTGATATGATAGCAGGAACAATACAATTAGCACGTGCATCCCCACAAAGTACAGTGCAAGCTGACAGACTGCTTTTAACACCTCCTTtacaattttctctttcagaactATGGCTTATTTTTCAGCAGTGGCCATGCTATCTTACAGTTATGCTCTGAACAACATGTTATTAGAGAAATCATCTTACTGACTGTGGAACAGCAGGATGCAAAATAGGTTCAGTGCACCTAGCTAGAAAATTCTTCATTGTATTTCTTTGCTCTTACTATTGTATCTGCTCTAGGCACACCTGTGACTTATCCATTACCTTACACATCTCGAAGGTCTAAGCCCTTGAAGTGTTTGTCTCTCATTTATTCAAATAAGTCTTCTTACACTGATGCTGCTACAAACAATGGGGTCGCGTGGTATCTGAACACTGTAAAGCAgcagtttcttctgctcttACTGATACTTCATTCGGTGTGATCTCTTCGAAGAGCATCACTCCGTCCCAGAAACTTCCTcatataatttttccttttgctgtgatatctctttctttattcttttcttctcgacacttttctttctcagtataTTCCTTGCTCCCTTGCTCTCCTGAACCAGGAGGCTTTTACTTTCAGGCCTCTCTCCTTGTGGTGCAGCCTAATCCTTTGCTGCCCTTACCCAGCTTCCTTTATTCTCCTTTAAtagagaaatatatatatatatattagctTAAGAATAAGATGAATGTTGGTAAAAGAACAAATGGatataaacagcaaaaaagttTCATTGGGAAAACAGAAGGCTTCATAAAGTACCATTGATAATTTTCCCCAGTGGGGTTTTTGTCCTCTCTACTTCTCTGTACTTTATATATAGAGACTGATACATTCATAAAAGAGACTATTTTACATTGTCGCCTTTGATAATAGGAAACTAGGAACAACGACCCACGGTACCCCTTTGAGCCCTAATTTCTTAATACTGAGCAAGATTTCTGGCAGCAAAATGAAGCtattgggttgtttttttttcctgcagatttcTTATCTTTGAATCCACTTGCTTCCAAAAGTAATAatagaatgacagaaataaGAACTACCATCTTTATTCTCTGCCATTAGTTATTTGGTCTAATTTCCACAGAATATATACCATGAACTATAAAATAGTGCCAGACAAGACcaatattttactgaaatttcaTAAGGAGAAAAACTGTCTCGGTATTACAACACATCCATCAGCTACTTGTGCAAATGTTTTCGTTATTCATAATACACTACATCAAACAAGCAAGCTCTCTATTGACCTACAGTGGATTTACGAGTGTGCTGCCTTTGGCGGATGGTAACAGAGCTAGAACTGTAGGAAAGGGAATGTGGAGCTGTTGGTTGCACAATTCATCCTTCACCCCTATTGCTTGATAAGGACCAACATCCTTTATGAAAAGGTATTGGCTGATTGGAGCAATTAAGCTTATCATTTAGTGTTCTTAACCACACCTGAGCTAGATACCAGTATTTAGCAACTTTTCAGCTCGCACTATTGATGTATTAATCTAAGAAatcacttgcatttttttatatattcctaAAAGAGTTGCCTTGTACTCACCTTAGTGCAATGTGAGCAAATGTCACACTCTCCCACAAAAGTTTTAGAGTGTTGCCGTCAGGTTCAATATCTTAATGCCCTTCAGCACTTGGCCTTCGTTGAATCCATTCCACAGCCAGGGTAGTTGGATATTACTCCATACAGCATAACCtcaggaggaaaatgaaggtTCTCTTGATCCAAGCAATACAAGTAGATTTACCACCTTTCTTAAGTTGGAAGATGACCTAGGCACTGCTGGCATCCTAGTGAAATGGAACCACCTGTCATAGCAGATGCAAATCCATTTTAATCACAGCACTATGTAAATCCGCATCTTCCACCTTCCAATAATACGGTGTGGACAGCTTACAAAcgcatttatttattttttttccatgtgaataACTTTGTGTATCTTCAGTATGCCACAGAGCTATTTTGCATAAAGAAATTAGCTGTTATTTTCCACCCAAGCAATGTGTCCCTTCAGGTGAAAGATTTGATTTCCAGAACAATCtgtcaaaatgtttttcatcatGTTGTGCTCCTTATGTACATGATTTCTAAGTGCTAAACAAACACAGATGTTGACTAAAGGGGAATTGGAAGCAATTCTCAGAACAAAACTGTGCA from Lagopus muta isolate bLagMut1 chromosome 5, bLagMut1 primary, whole genome shotgun sequence includes the following:
- the RGS21 gene encoding regulator of G-protein signaling 21, whose translation is MPVKSNTEETLAWSDSVDTLLANKDGLAAFRKFLKSEFSEENVEFWLACEDFKKTKSSTKIAAKAQKIYADFIEADAPKEINIDFHTRNHISQNISEPTLSCFDDAQRLIYSLMAKDSFPRFLRSKEYKELAKKQDNRNDKRWLPFL